One Actinomycetota bacterium DNA window includes the following coding sequences:
- the metG gene encoding methionine--tRNA ligase yields MSDQVFYVTSSIPYVNAEPHVGTAYEIIACDLLARYHRLRGEKVFFLTGTDEHSLNVARSSAELGITPQQWVDQMVPKWREVWERLDISNDDFIRTSEQRHAERVQRFVQTLYDRGEVYLGVYEGPYCVSCEEFKQEKELVDGKCPIHLRPVEYLKEDNYFFPLSKYQEPLLRLYRERPEFVLPDFRRNEVVSFVEGGLRDLSISRSGSDWGIPVPWDPDHVIYVWVDALLNYITAPGFGTDDPFFASVWPADVHIIGKDIVRFHAVIWPALLMAAGLEVPRTVFAHGFLTVGGEKMSKSRGTGVHPFELLDHFGVDSYRYYFMREIQFGQDGSYTWESMTERHNADLANGLGNLASRVLAMLGSYFGGVVPDGGDSSVAGRLPDVAKDVVARYDAAMEELAPSQALAAAWEVVGEANRFLVDRAPWKLAAEPERRAELAGVLYAAAEVLRIVALLAAPVMPAAAARLWEQLGIPEPLDAQRLPGAAAWGGLAPGTRTTKGDALFPRLSS; encoded by the coding sequence AGCACAGCCTGAACGTCGCTCGCTCCTCCGCGGAGCTCGGCATCACGCCTCAGCAGTGGGTGGACCAGATGGTGCCCAAGTGGCGCGAGGTGTGGGAGCGCCTGGACATCTCCAACGACGACTTCATCCGGACGTCCGAGCAGCGCCACGCCGAGCGGGTCCAGCGATTCGTCCAGACGCTGTACGACCGGGGCGAGGTCTACCTCGGCGTCTACGAGGGCCCGTACTGCGTGTCCTGCGAGGAGTTCAAGCAGGAGAAGGAGCTCGTGGACGGCAAGTGTCCCATCCACCTGCGTCCCGTGGAGTATCTGAAGGAGGACAACTACTTCTTCCCCCTCTCGAAGTACCAGGAGCCGCTGCTGCGCCTGTACCGGGAGCGTCCCGAGTTCGTCCTGCCCGACTTCCGCCGCAACGAGGTCGTGTCGTTCGTGGAAGGAGGCCTCCGCGACCTTTCCATCTCCCGGTCGGGCTCGGACTGGGGGATCCCCGTCCCGTGGGACCCGGACCACGTGATCTACGTGTGGGTGGACGCGCTCCTGAACTACATCACGGCGCCGGGCTTCGGGACCGACGACCCGTTCTTCGCCTCGGTGTGGCCCGCGGACGTCCACATCATCGGCAAGGACATCGTCCGCTTCCACGCCGTGATCTGGCCCGCCCTGCTGATGGCGGCCGGCCTGGAGGTGCCCCGGACCGTGTTCGCGCACGGGTTCCTCACGGTCGGGGGAGAGAAGATGTCGAAGAGCCGGGGCACCGGCGTGCACCCGTTCGAGCTCCTGGACCACTTCGGCGTGGACTCCTACCGGTACTACTTCATGCGGGAGATCCAGTTCGGGCAGGACGGCAGCTACACGTGGGAGTCCATGACGGAGCGGCACAACGCCGACCTGGCCAACGGCCTGGGCAACCTGGCCAGCCGGGTCCTGGCCATGCTGGGGTCGTACTTCGGTGGGGTGGTCCCCGACGGCGGCGACTCATCGGTGGCCGGACGGCTGCCGGACGTGGCCAAGGACGTCGTGGCCCGGTACGACGCGGCCATGGAGGAGCTGGCGCCGTCGCAGGCCCTCGCCGCGGCCTGGGAGGTCGTGGGCGAGGCCAACCGGTTCCTGGTGGACCGGGCTCCGTGGAAGCTGGCGGCCGAGCCCGAGCGGCGGGCGGAGCTCGCTGGCGTCCTGTATGCCGCGGCGGAGGTGCTTCGGATCGTGGCGCTGCTGGCCGCGCCGGTCATGCCGGCCGCCGCCGCCCGGCTGTGGGAGCAGCTCGGGATCCCGGAGCCCCTCGACGCCCAGCGCCTTCCGGGCGCCGCCGCGTGGGGTGGACTCGCGCCGGGCACCCGGACCACCAAGGGCGACGCCCTGTTCCCCCGGCTCTCGTCCTGA